A region of Saimiri boliviensis isolate mSaiBol1 chromosome 10, mSaiBol1.pri, whole genome shotgun sequence DNA encodes the following proteins:
- the LOC120365274 gene encoding protein CEBPZOS-like — MTRTMEPLAKSIFKGILVVALVGIFGAYFWFNKMHTSQDFRQTMSKKFPFILEVYYKSTEQSGMYGIRELD, encoded by the coding sequence ATGACCCGTACTATGGAACCACTAGCAAAGAGTATCTTTAAAGGAATTTTGGTAGTTGCACTTGTAGGCATTTTTGGAGCATACTTTTGGTTTAACAAGATGCACACAAGCCAAGATTTCAGGCAAACAATGAGCAAGAAATTTCCCTTCATCTTGGAAGTTTATTACAAATCCACTGAGCAGTCTGGAATGTATGGAATCAGAgagctagattaa